One Acropora palmata chromosome 2, jaAcrPala1.3, whole genome shotgun sequence genomic window carries:
- the LOC141873631 gene encoding uncharacterized protein LOC141873631, translating to MSADLGAIKRNLGPRKRHVNLNIQAAKEVKQRPIEGDLDLEQLLDDTREKRDQLQQHLTVYTSLRTQLEETAQSIGKREYDKVMEDYDDYADLTLEAEQLVVGLSSRMEMIKDRMEFKLRRGSVKVNIELEEKILEIERQKAEIEHRKLQIEAERLNLEKEKLKKKLEVETAKQDMKSNTVKLPKLDFNKFSGELLKWQEFWDSFESAIHSNASLNPVEKMNYLRAKLEGEAEEVISGLTLTNANYEEAIRLLQKRFGQNEIIINAHYTSLMDMPASSSSTSALRTRYDSIEKHLRSLQALGEDVNTKMLVSLIMTKLPKDVITPLTDHKEVGQEWTVQLLRDKLHRFITNRENAERQCGIKDDSQHTARSMWLTSEDKEGKTTTETLFSVTKPPKDQKVRRRDICVYCQGKHWRDECKKYATVAARKEKIKGQCFICLKPGHHQKDCKANKVCVHCQQKNKHHRSLCINKFQEKPAETAHVVTETISPVTENTLLASDEQVLMQTATVEVENLEKSGKQTIRLLLDTGSQRSYITEQLADKLQLPIKGSETLTVYTFNTSKPRQLQTPVTELRLLTKDGSSLHLRVDVVPKITGTLQRACFDTKKIEHLLKDITLADSIPASKETASIELLLGSDYYCDIFSGDIQVVPGLNLMASNSVHVQTLPTEQKAQLDDFWKLETLGISESVSVNDDDQALQKFNDTVRFEDGRYQVTWPWKKESPSLPTNYQLALGRLRCLSNRLAKNPEHLTKYDAVIQDQLHKGIVEIVPDEESVNTLKHYIPDHEIVTPEKTTTKIRIVFDASAKTKKGSQSLNENLHRGPIIVEDLCGLLMRFRLNRVALIADVKAFHQVGLQPEDRDVTRFLWLKDATKPTLENNVQELRFTRVPFGMISSPFLLAATVKYHLNKADTPVAKKISDNMYVDNMVTGVATSEQAVEFYK from the exons ATGTCAGCCGACTTGGGTGCGATTAAAAGAAACCTCGGTCCAAGAAAACGGCACGTGAATCTCAATATTCAAGCGGCAAAAGAAGTTAAACAACGTCCCATAGAAGGTGATCTCGATCTCGAACAACTACTGGATGACACTCGCGAGAAAAGGGATCAGTTACAACAACACTTAACCGTCTATACATCCCTTCGTACTCAACTCGAAGAAACCGCGCAATCTATTGGAAAAAGAGAGTACGACAAGGTGATGGAAGATTATGATGATTACGCCGATCTTACACTAGAAGCCGAGCAACTCGTTGTGGGACTTTCCTCGAGAATGGAAATGATCAAAGACAGAATGGAATTTAAGCTCAGACGAGGAAGTGTGAAAGTAAACATTGAACTGGAGGAGAAGATACTGGAAATCGAGCGACAAAAAGCCGAAATTGAACACCGAAAGTTACAAATTGAAGCAGAGAGATTAAacctggaaaaagaaaaactaaagaaGAAACTTGAAGTAGAAACTGCGAAACAAGATATGAAAAGTAACACTGTAAAATTGCCGAAGCTTGATTTCAATAAATTTAGTGGGGAACTACTGAAGTGGCAGGAATTCTGGGATTCATTTGAATCTGCAATACACTCGAACGCCTCGCTTAACCCAGTCGAGAAAATGAATTACCTAAGAGCTAAATTAGAGGGAGAAGCTGAAGAAGTAATCTCGGGATTAACCTTGACAAATGCCAACTATGAAGAAGCAATCAGACTGTTGCAAAAACGCTTTggtcaaaatgaaatcatCATCAATGCTCATTACACTAGTCTCATGGATATGCCTGCTTCCTCAAGTAGTACATCAGCCTTACGTACAAGATATGATTCAATCGAGAAACACCTCAGATCATTACAAGCCCTGGGAGAAGATGTAAACACAAAAATGCTTGTTTCCCTTATCATGACAAAATTACCCAAAGATGTGATAACTCCCCTGACTGACCACAAAGAAGTTGGTCAAGAATGGACAGTGCAGCTTTTGAGAGACAAGTTGCATAGATTCATCACAAACAGAGAAAATGCTGAGAGACAGTGTGGCATCAAAGATGACAGTCAACACACTGCTCGAAGCATGTGGCTCACATCTGAAGATAAAGAAGGTAAAACTACCACTGAAACACTGTTCTCTGTTACCAAGCCTCCCAAAGATCAGAAAGTCAGAAGAAGAGATATCTGTGTCTACTGTCAAGGCAAACACTGGAGAGATGAGTGCAAAAAGTATGCCACTGTGGcagcaagaaaagaaaaaataaagggACAATGTTTCATTTGCCTAAAACCAGGCCATCATCAGAAGGATTGCAAAGCCAATAAAGTGTGTGTTCACTGCCAACAGAAGAATAAGCACCACAGAAGTCTCTGCATTAACAAATTCCAAGAGAAACCTGCAGAAACTGCACATGTAGTGACTGAAACCATATCCCCTGTAACAGAAAATACCCTACTAGCTTCAGATGAGCAAGTTCTGATGCAAACAGCCACAGTAGAAgttgaaaatcttgaaaaatctgGAAAACAGACCATCAGATTGCTCTTGGATACCGGTAGCCAAAGATCATACATCACTGAACAGTTGGCAGATAAACTTCAATTGCCAATTAAAGGATCTGAGACCCTGACCGTGTACACATTCAACACATCCAAACCCAGACAGCTGCAAACTCCTGTTACTGAACTCAGACTGTTGACAAAAGATGGATCATCCCTGCACTTGAGAGTAGATGTTGTACCAAAGATAACTGGTACTTTACAAAGAGCATGCTTtgacacaaagaaaattgaacaCCTTCTTAAGGACATTACTCTTGCTGACTCAATCCCTGCTTCAAAGGAAACTGCAAGTATAGAGCTACTGCTTGGAAGTGATTATTACTGTGACATTTTCTCTGGTGATATACAAGTTGTTCCAGGATTAAACCTCATGGCATCCAA TTCAGTTCATGTCCAAACACTACCAACCGAACAGAAAGCACAGCTGGACGATTTCTGGAAACTTGAAACACTTGGAATCAGTGAGTCCGTGAGTGTAAATGATGACGACCAAGCCCTTCAGAAATTTAATGACACAGTCAGATTTGAAGATGGCAGATACCAGGTAACCTGGCCATGGAAAAAAGAATCCCCTTCACTGCCAACAAATTACCAACTTGCATTGGGAAGGTTGAGATGCCTTAGCAATAGACTTGCCAAAAACCCAGAACATCTGACCAAATATGATGCTGTAATCCAGGACCAGCTTCACAAGGGTATTGTTGAAATTGTACCTGATGAAGAATCTGTTAACACATTGAAGCACTACATACCAGACCATGAGATTGTGACACCTGAGAAGACCACAACAAAAATACGCATTGTCTTTGATGCTTCAGctaaaaccaaaaaaggaaGCCAAAGCCTAAATGAAAACCTACACCGTGGTCCAATAATAGTGGAAGATTTATGTGGACTCCTGATGAGGTTCAGACTTAACAGAGTGGCGCTAATTGCTGATGTCAAAGCATTTCATCAAGTGGGGCTTCAACCTGAAGACAGAGATGTAACACGATTTCTCTGGTTAAAAGATGCCACAAAGCCCACCCTAGAAAACAATGTACAGGAACTGAGATTCACCCGAGTTCCATTTGGAATGATTTCAAGCCCATTCCTGCTGGCTGCAACAGTCAAGTATCATCTAAACAAAGCAGATACCCCAGTAGCCAAGAAGATTTCAGACAACATGTATGTGGACAACATGGTCACAGGAGTTGCCACATCAGAACAAGCAGTCGAATTCTacaagtaa
- the LOC141874523 gene encoding histamine H2 receptor-like: MAALLGHSQIWNVSMETFIRHIRASLETSPSSEAMILCVCFSIVSIIIVIGNTLVIVAVVKDPLKTLRSSPTNFILLEMASADLFVGMVLAPSFALLNFSFEEKAVWDSLFFVTFFSHFFVIVSAYHVFLLTIDRYFALAKPLKYKAIVTKTRVVLGSSSIWVFSLSYAALTLTIGASALMIPWLIFVLLLFLSSEGISLAYVLTLANLVKHYKAKMKDTENSHFNQLRLYQREKKVSLVIFSVIIAFDVCYFPWIVVQLVFVFCQSCSASYRAVIVSRDVAMLLIFINSSLNPLLYSWRFSKFQATFKYFWRKYCCKKQRRKTMDINQGRRQRCEVKL, from the coding sequence ATGGCAGCGCTACTCGGACACTCGCAGATTTGGAATGTTTCGATGGAGACGTTCATCAGACATATAAGAGCAAGTTTGGAGACGTCACCCTCTTCGGAGGCCATGATATtatgtgtttgtttttcaatcgTATCCATAATAATTGTAATCGGGAACACACTTGTCATAGTTGCCGTTGTGAAAGACCCACTCAAGACACTCCGGTCTTCGCCAACAAATTTCATCCTACTTGAAATGGCGTCTGCGGATTTGTTTGTTGGCATGGTGCTTGCTCCTTCATTCGCACTGCtgaatttttcctttgaagagAAAGCAGTTTGGgattctcttttctttgtcacgtttttcagccatttctttgttatcGTGTCGGCTTATCATGTATTCCTCTTGACGATCGACAGGTACTTTGCTTTGGCCAAACCATTGAAGTACAAAGCGATAGTTACCAAAACACGCGTAGTTCTTGGCTCTTCGTCAATTTgggttttttctttatcttatGCGGCCTTGACACTTACAATTGGAGCTAGCGCTCTCATGATTCCATGGTTAATCTTCgttcttttactttttctttcatctgaGGGAATTTCCTTGGCGTACGTTTTGACACTTGCAAATCTAGTTAAGCACtataaagcaaaaatgaaagatacGGAAAATTCACATTTTAATCAACTAAGACTTTATCAAAGAGAGAAGAAAGTTTCGTTAGTGATATTTTCTGTGATCATTGCATTTGATGTTTGTTATTTTCCCTGGATAGTTGTTCAGttggtgtttgttttttgccaaTCTTGTTCTGCAAGTTACAGAGCGGTGATCGTCTCTCGAGACGTTGCAATGCTCCTTATTTTCATCAATTCTTCTTTAAACCCCCTTTTGTATTCCTGGAggttttcaaagtttcaagCAACGTTTAAGTACTTTTGGAGAAAGTACTGttgtaagaaacaaagaagaaagacaATGGACATTAATCAAGGAAGAAGACAAAGATGCGAAGTAAAGTTGTGA
- the LOC141873634 gene encoding histamine H2 receptor-like yields the protein MAALLGHSQIWNVSMETFIRYTRASLDMTPSSEATILCVCFSIVSIIIVIGNTLVIVAVVKDPLKTLRSSPTNFILLEMASADLFVGMMLAPSFALLNFSFEEKAVWDSLFYVTFFSHFFVIVSAYHVFLLTIDRYFALAKPLKYRAIVTKTRVVLGSSSIWVFSLSYAALTFTIGARALMIPWLIFILLLFLSSEGISLAYVLTLANLVKHYKAKMKDTENSHFNQLRLYQREKKVSLVIFSVIIAFDVCYFPWIVVQLVFAFCQSCSASYRAVIVSRDVTMLLVFINSSLNPLLYSWRFSKFQATYKYFWRKYCCTKQRRQR from the coding sequence atgGCAGCGCTACTCGGACACTCGCAGATTTGGAATGTTTCAATGGAAACGTTCATCAGATATACAAGGGCAAGTTTGGACATGACACCCTCTTCGGAGGCCACGATATtatgtgtttgtttttcaatcgTATCCATAATAATTGTAATCGGGAACACACTTGTCATAGTTGCCGTTGTGAAAGACCCACTCAAGACACTCCGGTCTTCGCCAACAAATTTCATCCTACTTGAAATGGCGTCTGCGGATTTGTTTGTTGGCATGATGCTTGCTCCTTCATTCGCTCTGCtgaatttttcctttgaagagAAAGCAGTTTGGGATTCTCTTTTCTATGTCACGTTTTTCagccatttctttgttatcGTGTCGGCTTATCATGTATTCCTCTTGACGATCGACAGGTACTTCGCTTTGGCCAAACCATTGAAGTACAGAGCGATAGTTACCAAAACACGCGTAGTTCTTGGCTCTTCGTCAATTtgggttttttctttgtcatatGCGGCCTTGACATTTACCATTGGAGCTAGGGCTCTTATGATTCCATGGTTAATATtcattcttttactttttctttcatctgaGGGAATTTCCTTAGCGTACGTTTTGACGCTTGCAAATCTAGTTAAGCACtataaagcaaaaatgaaagatacGGAAAATTCACATTTTAATCAACTAAGACTTTATCAAAGAGAGAAGAAAGTTTCGTTAGTGATATTTTCTGTGATCATTGCATTTGATGTTTGTTATTTTCCCTGGATAGTTGTTCAGTTGGTGTTTGCTTTTTGCCAATCTTGTTCTGCAAGTTACAGAGCGGTGATCGTCTCTCGAGACGTTACAATGCTCCTTGTTTTCATCAATTCTTCTTTAAACCCTCTTTTGTATTCCTGgaggttttcaaaatttcaagctaCGTACAAGTACTTTTGGAGAAAGTACTGTTGTACTAagcaaagaagacaaagataA
- the LOC141873633 gene encoding uncharacterized protein LOC141873633: MAPYPPSRIEESSPFTYTGLDYLGPLYVKVNGVTQKVWVCLFTCLAVRAVHLEVIHDLSAQQFVLCLRRFIARRGKPKEIISDNASQFKLAKSTVEEAWQFATTSPDTQSYLANEGITWSFIIELAPWMGGFYELLVGLVKQALRKSIGKICLNIVQLETILTEIEAVKNSRPLVYVGADLKSGFALTPGDFLSLNPKIGVPFLETEDEQLQDPDFVEKLSSAKKLLETWKKGQKHLNTFWKLWFHEYVLSLRERSQKYLKAPRVQAKVQPTKGDVVLLKESSPRGTWKLAMIEEIITSKDNEVRAATIRTATGKLLNRPLNFLCPLECAEVKQESNECTEPRSSSEEQHDVPKQKSGIEPAEKRPLRRAAAEARRKLNRLLNT; the protein is encoded by the coding sequence ATGGCTCCATACCCACCTTCAAGAATAGAAGAGTCTTCACCCTTTACATACACAGGCCTTGACTATTTGGGACCCTTGTATGTCAAAGTGAATGGAGTAACACAGAAAGTTTGGGTCTGCCTATTTACCTGTTTAGCAGTCAGAGCTGTACATTTAGAAGTCATCCATGACTTGTCTGCACAACAGTTTGTTTTGTGTCTTAGAAGATTTATTGCCAGGCGTGGCAAGCCTAAAGAGATTATTTCTGACAATGCTTCACAGTTCAAGCTAGCAAAGTCCACGGTTGAAGAAGCATGGCAGTTTGCAACAACTAGCCCCGACACACAGAGTTACTTAGCCAACGAAGGAATTACATGGAGCTTTATTATTGAACTGGCCCCCTGGATGGGAGGCTTCTATGAACTTCTTGTGGGACTTGTAAAACAAGCTCTCCGAAAGAGTATTGGCAAGATCTGTTTGAACATTGTCCAGTTGGAAACTATTCTTACGGAAATCGAAGCAGTCAAAAATTCACGACCACTAGTGTATGTGGGAGCTGATCTGAAATCTGGATTTGCACTAACCCCTGGTGACTTCCTTAGTCTAAACCCGAAAATCGGTGTACCATTCCTAGAAACAGAAGATGAACAACTGCAAGACCCAGACTTCGTTGAAAAACTCAGTTCAGCCAAGAAGCTTCTtgaaacatggaaaaaagGACAGAAACATCTTAACACATTCTGGAAACTGTGGTTTCATGAATATGTGCTAAGTCTCCGTGAAAGAAGCCAGAAGTACTTAAAAGCCCCTAGAGTTCAAGCAAAAGTTCAACCTACAAAGGGAGATGTCGTGCTACTGAAAGAAAGTTCACCAAGAGGAACCTGGAAACTAGCAATGATTGAAGAAATCATCACAAGCAAAGATAACGAAGTACGAGCGGCCACTATCCGAACAGCAACAGGAAAGCTGCTGAACCGACCATTGAACTTTCTGTGTCCTTTGGAGTGCGCAGAAGTAAAACAAGAGTCTAACGAGTGTACCGAGCCTAGAAGTAGCAGTGAAGAGCAGCATGATGTACCCAAGCAGAAGAGCGGAATTGAACCTGCCGAGAAACGCCCTCTTCGCAGAGCTGCAGCCGAAGCAAGAAGAAAGCTTAACAGATTACTCAACACTTAG
- the LOC141873632 gene encoding uncharacterized protein LOC141873632: MTGDTIFVNGSETSSCPVTSKREALQSIGRIYDPLGFFSPVTLNGKLFLQELWNNELDWDETLSELQQQRWYKIQDDHTPLSSIPVPRYIGIGTENKLFCFTDASAKAYSAAVYLYSSVGRTANVNLVFSKARVAPTKQLSIPRLELLAVVIGTRCLNYVTEQLQLTVTDRVLWTDSQCVLHWMKSQKPLPVFVQNRLKEIKSHKDIKFRYVTTTQNPADLATRGVSAEALIDNQLWWHGPSWLSDDETKWPSWDFQQIDDNTLDQMAKQASSPQIMYETPALIEMENKQEYSVKPGCTF, encoded by the coding sequence ATGACCGGTGACACAATCTTTGTCAATGGATCTGAAACATCATCCTGTCCAGTCACCTCAAAACGAGAAGCATTACAGTCTATCGGCAGAATCTATGATCCATTAGGATTTTTTTCTCCAGTTACATTAAACGGAAAACTGTTTCTCCAAGAACTTTGGAACAACGAGTTAGACTGGGACGAAACACTCTCAGAATTACAACAGCAACGGTGGTACAAGATACAGGATGACCACACCCCACTGTCCTCAATTCCTGTGCCTAGATACATTGGTATAGGCACTGAAAACAAACTGTTCTGTTTCACCGATGCCTCAGCTAAAGCATACTCCGCAGCCGTATACCTGTACTCCTCAGTTGGCAGAACTGCCAATGTAAACCTGGTATTCTCTAAAGCTCGTGTTGCCCCAACAAAGCAACTCAGTATTCCAAGACTGGAATTATtagctgttgttattggaacaAGGTGCCTGAACTATGTAACTGAACAACTGCAGTTGACAGTGACTGACCGAGTACTGTGGACAGACTCACAGTGCGTTCTTCATTGGATGAAAAGCCAAAAACCGCTGCCTGTCTTTGTCCAAAACAGGCTGAAAGAGATAAAGTCACACAAAGACATCAAGTTCAGATATGTAACCACAACTCAAAATCCAGCTGACTTAGCCACTAGGGGTGTTTCTGCAGAAGCCCTCATCGACAATCAACTGTGGTGGCATGGACCATCTTGGCTCAGTGATGATGAAACCAAATGGCCTTCATGGGACTTTCAGCAGATAGATGACAACACGCTGGACCAGATGGCCAAACAAGCTAGTAGTCCACAGATCATGTACGAGACTCCAGCCTTgattgaaatggaaaacaaacaagaataCTCTGTAAAACCCGGTTGCACCTTTTGA
- the LOC141874524 gene encoding beta-4C adrenergic receptor-like, with amino-acid sequence MAAVTGHFNFWNITSEQALQEGWLHLENVKPLSLTSSILSIIMSPIIVLANTLVLLAVWKDPLKKLRSSPSNFILVSMAFADLLVGLMICPVTAYWGWEIFAKGVSPLGLSVIFAMNVFSVNVSFGHMFLLTVDRFLAVMIPLQYKSKVTNKRVLRASCICWIYFLVFGCSFLVLREYFAIMGAVYNVQLLVLLLGMLIMNFVIVVRFYAYSKEKAHQYQENSRFIVLQREKKLFKGITVIVCAFLLCYLPWFIVQMLIYLCKPCHPNLSWLMISFGFSGSLTYANSGLNPILYTWRIPKYKETLKLLLKNQTRE; translated from the coding sequence ATGGCCGCAGTAACGGGCCATTTTAACTTCTGGAACATAACTAGCGAACAAGCCTTGCAGGAGGGGTGGTTACATTTGGAAAATGTCAAACCGTTATCGCTTACAAGTTCTAttctttcaattattatgTCGCCAATCATTGTGCTTGCAAACACGCTGGTGTTGTTAGCGGTTTGGAAAGATCCTCTTAAGAAACTTCGTTCCTCACCTTCTAACTTCATCCTTGTGTCCATGGCGTTCGCTGATCTTCTGGTTGGTTTAATGATCTGCCCTGTTACCGCTTACTGGGGCTGGGAAATTTTTGCCAAAGGTGTCAGTCCGCTTGGTCTTTCTGTCATTTTTGCCATGAACGTTTTTTCAGTCAATGTTAGCTTTGGACACATGTTCTTGTTGACAGTGGATCGCTTTCTGGCAGTAATGATCCCGCTTCAGTACAAATCAAAGGTCACGAATAAGCGAGTACTTAGAGCAAGTTGCATCTGTTGGATCTATTTTTTGGTGTTTGGTTGCTCGTTTCTGGTGCTCCGCGAATACTTCGCAATAATGGGGGCTGTCTATAATGTGCAGCTTTTGGTCCTCCTTTTAGGCATGTTAATCATGAACTTTGTGATTGTTGTCCGATTTTACGCTTATTCTAAGGAAAAAGCCCACCAATACCAAGAGAACAGTCGCTTTATCGTCCTGCagagagaaaagaaacttttcaAAGGGATTACTGTCATAGTCTGCGCATTTCTTCTCTGTTACCTTCCTTGGTTCATAGTTCAAATGCTGATTTATTTGTGCAAACCGTGTCATCCAAATTTGTCTTGGCTCATGATCTCTTTCGGATTTTCAGGGAGTTTGACTTACGCCAACTCAGGTTTGAACCCAATTCTGTACACATGGCGAATACCTAAATATAAAGAAACGTTAAAACTTTTATTGAAGAACCAAACAAGAGAATAG